Proteins encoded by one window of Erysipelothrix rhusiopathiae:
- a CDS encoding PepSY domain-containing protein, whose product MKKIICICLMLGIVTGCADRGKTATSVKPHPIDKEVHKLPPVKPNTENPNHLPDVSFEDAVEFYFSLHDEASIITEIAYRPLHEEGVYEVKAAIEDSEVEIVFNNNHDILSETNEYLDHKEQVEVERDGFTRDELETIIPVSEAMHQALTFKPGHFVEVELKKDKDTLVYEIEIVGAHQKSIDIKVDAITGKVLRKD is encoded by the coding sequence ATGAAAAAAATCATTTGTATTTGTTTGATGCTAGGAATCGTTACTGGGTGTGCAGATCGTGGTAAAACTGCGACCTCAGTGAAACCTCATCCCATCGATAAAGAGGTTCATAAACTTCCACCCGTTAAGCCAAATACAGAAAATCCTAATCATCTTCCGGATGTCTCATTTGAAGATGCTGTTGAATTTTATTTTTCGTTGCATGATGAAGCTTCAATTATTACAGAGATTGCCTATCGCCCCCTCCATGAAGAAGGGGTCTATGAAGTTAAGGCGGCAATTGAAGACAGTGAAGTTGAAATTGTATTTAATAATAATCACGACATTCTTTCAGAGACAAATGAATATTTAGACCACAAAGAACAGGTTGAAGTTGAACGCGATGGATTTACCCGTGATGAGCTTGAAACTATAATTCCTGTGTCCGAAGCAATGCATCAAGCCCTAACTTTTAAACCAGGACATTTTGTTGAAGTTGAACTCAAAAAAGATAAAGATACCTTAGTTTATGAAATTGAGATTGTGGGTGCACATCAAAAATCGATCGACATCAAGGTTGATGCGATTACCGGGAAGGTTTTGCGCAAAGATTAG
- a CDS encoding dihydrofolate reductase family protein yields MRKIKLFIAISLDGYIADEKGSINWLESYNSVDDDTYEMFYKTVDTVVMGRKTYKQVTEELSPDVYPYEDSFTYVVSSQDIKPRNNMALISEDVIGVLNEIKQQEGKDIWIVGGGMLVSALVEASIIDEYWIAAAPILLGKGIPLFDESINSHQLNLIESYTKGQLVYMKYQKRA; encoded by the coding sequence ATGAGAAAAATTAAACTATTCATTGCCATAAGTTTGGATGGCTATATCGCAGATGAGAAAGGTTCAATTAATTGGTTGGAATCGTATAACTCTGTGGATGATGATACCTATGAAATGTTTTATAAAACAGTTGATACGGTTGTAATGGGTCGAAAAACCTACAAACAAGTTACCGAAGAACTTTCACCAGATGTGTATCCCTATGAGGATTCATTTACCTATGTTGTTTCATCACAGGATATCAAACCACGTAATAACATGGCACTCATCTCGGAAGATGTTATTGGAGTACTTAATGAAATCAAGCAACAAGAAGGAAAAGATATCTGGATTGTTGGAGGTGGAATGCTAGTTTCAGCACTTGTGGAGGCATCCATTATTGATGAATATTGGATTGCTGCTGCACCTATTTTACTGGGTAAGGGTATCCCATTATTTGATGAATCGATAAACAGTCACCAACTTAATCTGATTGAAAGTTATACGAAGGGTCAGTTGGTTTATATGAAGTATCAAAAGCGCGCTTAA
- a CDS encoding TetR/AcrR family transcriptional regulator, whose amino-acid sequence MKQQEIIRRTVPFIIMNPTATVNDIAKNAGISRATFHRTFTGRDELYDVMARACIEEIDTALKGLERKLDLFESLKDIVDVLIELGDRVYFLYYYPDGLNSDELRQECHAILKPLYTVVIKMYKKKMLNQNVNEGWIINTINNYVSIAWVQVYVGNVTQAEAVENTMQMLLHGVVAY is encoded by the coding sequence ATGAAACAACAAGAAATTATTAGAAGAACTGTTCCCTTTATAATTATGAATCCCACTGCTACAGTGAACGATATCGCAAAAAATGCCGGTATCAGTCGTGCTACGTTTCACCGTACATTTACTGGACGTGACGAGCTTTATGATGTCATGGCTCGTGCATGTATTGAGGAAATTGATACAGCGCTTAAAGGTCTTGAACGTAAACTGGATTTATTTGAATCTTTAAAAGATATTGTGGATGTGTTAATTGAACTGGGTGATCGGGTGTATTTTTTGTATTATTATCCAGATGGCTTAAATTCAGATGAGTTACGTCAAGAATGTCATGCAATCTTAAAACCACTCTATACAGTTGTGATCAAGATGTATAAAAAGAAGATGTTGAATCAAAATGTTAATGAGGGTTGGATTATTAATACGATCAATAATTACGTTTCGATTGCTTGGGTTCAAGTGTATGTGGGTAATGTAACACAAGCAGAAGCGGTTGAAAACACCATGCAAATGTT